Proteins from a genomic interval of Desulfobacteraceae bacterium:
- a CDS encoding DUF3786 domain-containing protein has protein sequence MMMPLSVVDLYTKVLPRTNCRDCGHPTCLAFASMVVSEQLPLAKCPHLSAQTVARYQPILDAQHAQGKWTKRDLAADALQWARERSAGMRLEDLPARIGGRLLHTADGQPALELPYFTDTVVIRPQGIHKKNGTALNRWEQVFIYNHLAQGGSALPAEDWRGLEQIPNTVSKIKSMQRHVETPLVARFRGHLEALGRAARALGAKDVTGQVGSADAAFRFQPLPRIPLLLLFWEEAPADGLAAGVKLLFDATITEHLDIESILFLSERLRQLLCDEGDDR, from the coding sequence ATGATGATGCCGTTATCGGTGGTGGATCTCTATACCAAAGTGCTGCCCCGCACCAACTGCCGCGACTGCGGCCACCCCACCTGCCTGGCGTTCGCCAGCATGGTGGTTTCCGAGCAGCTGCCGCTGGCGAAGTGCCCGCATCTTTCCGCGCAAACGGTGGCCCGCTATCAGCCGATCCTGGACGCCCAGCACGCCCAGGGCAAATGGACCAAAAGGGACCTGGCCGCCGACGCCCTCCAGTGGGCCCGGGAGCGCTCGGCCGGCATGCGTCTGGAAGATCTCCCGGCGCGCATCGGGGGCCGGCTGCTGCACACCGCGGACGGTCAACCGGCGCTGGAACTGCCCTACTTCACCGACACGGTTGTGATCCGACCGCAGGGGATCCACAAAAAGAACGGAACGGCCCTCAACCGCTGGGAGCAGGTCTTCATTTACAACCACCTCGCCCAGGGCGGCAGCGCCCTACCCGCTGAGGACTGGCGGGGGTTGGAGCAGATCCCCAACACCGTTTCCAAAATCAAGTCCATGCAGCGCCACGTGGAGACACCCCTGGTGGCCCGCTTCCGGGGGCACCTGGAGGCGCTTGGCCGGGCGGCCCGCGCCCTGGGGGCCAAAGACGTCACCGGCCAGGTGGGGTCCGCCGACGCCGCCTTTCGATTCCAGCCCCTGCCCCGCATCCCGCTGCTGCTCCTCTTCTGGGAAGAAGCACCGGCCGACGGTCTCGCAGCCGGGGTCAAGCTGCTCTTCGACGCCACCATCACCGAGCATCTGGACATCGAATCGATCCTGTTTCTCAGCGAGCGTCTGCGGCAGCTGCTCTGCGACGAGGGGGACGACAGGTGA
- a CDS encoding YhdH/YhfP family quinone oxidoreductase, with protein sequence MAAETFKAMIVTETPEKTFQRCIQERSIDQLPDGAVLVRVHYSSLNYKDALSATGNKGVTRRYPHTPGIDAAGVVAASSSPDFAPGEEVIVTSYDLGMNTAGGFGQYIRVPAEWVVKRPQGLSLRESMIFGTAGFTAGLAILKLTAAGLTPAAGEVLVTGASGGVGSLAVAILAHLGFSVVGVSGKPRGADFLASLGAKETISREAAIDSSGRPLLRTRWAGVVDTVGGEMLATALKSTDLNGTLTCCGNVGGPALNTTVFPFILRGVGLLGIDSQNCPMNQRQQVWQKLAAAWRPEALHSMAEEVDLERLDPKIDQILTGGLTGRVVVNLNP encoded by the coding sequence ATGGCCGCTGAAACCTTCAAGGCGATGATTGTTACCGAAACCCCCGAAAAAACCTTTCAGCGCTGCATCCAGGAACGATCCATCGACCAGTTGCCCGACGGCGCGGTGCTCGTGCGGGTGCACTACTCCTCCCTGAACTACAAGGACGCGCTTTCCGCCACCGGCAACAAGGGGGTCACGCGCCGCTACCCCCACACCCCCGGAATCGATGCGGCCGGTGTCGTGGCCGCCAGCAGCAGCCCGGACTTTGCGCCCGGCGAGGAGGTCATCGTCACCAGCTACGACCTCGGCATGAACACCGCCGGCGGATTCGGTCAGTATATCCGGGTACCGGCGGAATGGGTCGTCAAACGCCCCCAGGGCCTCTCCCTGCGCGAGAGCATGATCTTCGGCACGGCCGGGTTCACGGCCGGGCTTGCGATCCTCAAGCTGACGGCGGCCGGCCTCACCCCGGCGGCCGGCGAGGTGCTGGTCACCGGGGCCAGCGGCGGCGTGGGCAGCCTGGCGGTGGCGATCCTGGCCCATCTGGGTTTCAGCGTCGTGGGGGTCAGCGGCAAACCCCGGGGAGCCGACTTTCTGGCCAGCCTGGGGGCCAAGGAAACGATCTCGCGCGAGGCGGCCATCGACAGCAGCGGCCGTCCGCTGCTGCGCACCCGCTGGGCCGGGGTGGTGGACACCGTCGGCGGCGAGATGCTGGCCACCGCCCTCAAATCGACGGACCTAAACGGCACCCTGACCTGCTGCGGCAACGTGGGCGGCCCGGCCCTCAACACCACCGTATTTCCCTTCATTCTGCGGGGCGTCGGCCTGCTGGGGATCGACTCCCAGAACTGCCCCATGAACCAGCGGCAGCAGGTCTGGCAAAAACTCGCCGCCGCCTGGCGCCCGGAGGCCCTGCACTCAATGGCCGAGGAGGTCGACCTGGAAAGGCTCGACCCCAAAATCGACCAAATCCTCACCGGCGGCCTCACGGGGCGGGTGGTGGTCAACCTGAACCCCTGA